In Cuculus canorus isolate bCucCan1 chromosome 27, bCucCan1.pri, whole genome shotgun sequence, the following proteins share a genomic window:
- the YJEFN3 gene encoding yjeF N-terminal domain-containing protein 3: MSSVPGMSSAPRPGREPPRYLSKAEAEAIEKELLEDYRFGRQQLIEIWGHASAMAVTKAFPLPSLPRKQPTVLVVCGPAQNGAIGLVCARHLRIFDYEPTIFYPKRSPDPLYRDFTTQCEKMDIPFLSYLPTEVQLINDAYNAVVDAVLGAEAEAGEGREPCAAILATLKHVRIPIVSLDVPSGWDVEAGSSGGISPDVLVSLSAPKQCARRFLGRQHFVAGRFLPYDVQKKFELNPPEYPGTECVVAL; this comes from the exons CAAAGCGGAGGCAGAGGCCATCGAGAAGGAGCTCCTGGAGGATTATCGGTTCGGGCGGCAGCAGCTGATTGAGATCTGGGGCCACGCCAGTGCCATGGCTGTCACCAAG GCGTTCCCGCTGCCGTCCCTGCCGCGGAAGCAGCCCACGGTGCTGGTGGTGTGCGGGCCGGCGCAGAACGGAGCCATTGGGTTGGTGTGCGCACGGCACCTGCGCATCTTT GACTACGAACCCACCATCTTCTATCCCAAACGCTCTCCGGACCCCCTGTACCGGGATTTCACCACGCAGTGCGAGAAGATGGACATCCCCTTCCTCTCCTACCTCCCCACCGAG GTTCAGCTGATCAACGACGCCTACAATGCCGTGGTGGACGCCGTGCTGGGAGCTGAGGCGGaggctggagaggggagagagccCTGCGCTGCCATCCTGGCCACCCTGAAGCACGTCCGCATCCCCATCGTCAGCCTGGATGTGCCCTCAG GGTGGGACGTGGAGGCTGGGAGCAGCGGTGGGATCAGCCCCGATGTCCTGGTGTCGCTGTCAGCGCCCAAGCAGTGCGCCCGCCGCTTCCTTGGCCGCCAGCACTTCGTGGCCGGTCGGTTCCTGCCCTACGATGTGCAGAAGAAGTTTGAGCTCAACCCACCCGAGTACCCCGGCACCGAGTGCGTGGTGGCCCTGTGA
- the CILP2 gene encoding cartilage intermediate layer protein 2, with the protein MGELALALLAIATLHGAGATEPLENDLEPGKSSTAGKPWKAAPSLADLDLDTAGKGAEWTSWFNIDHPGGDGDYESLEAIRFYYRGHVCERPVAIQARTTGWELPEEVGEVVHASPKKGFRCVNKEQPQGKTCSNYHIRFLCPLEHIYWSHWSSWSPCSRSTCGSSGTQTRTRRCLNARLLAPLKELKCKGKAVERRPCSTGPCPESAWMEWGAWGPCSRSCGSAGTRVRRRSCKKAKKVPCTGRPTEVQKCPPSPCPACPGHTLQGTVTSATGTALPDARIYLEGRPPVLLARSDARGRFAATGLCEGTAANVSVHREGFAPGLTPVVSNGSGVAVAHVRLHKLEKPYMVLHPKAKVRVAGQEVTFCCKASGTPVPKKYYWYHNGTLLERKVHRYGSRLALRDLSPEQGGTYHCKASTEAGAIRSAPAQLTVLAQDQQSCNPAPEPSLVELPRECPQDAAGSHYYNVGRCPPAPCAGSSGDQSGCGADVGQCCGVRRMEMREIPCAGFLLPIKVVAECGCGPCAQPRVLVQGRVTAADTGEPLRFGQIFLGGKKVGFTGYKGSFIIEVPPDTQRLVARFVDRQQRFVDAVKVLPFNGRGGAIYQEVKMLRKKEPVELDGSQSNTILLGEANGREPVGELILPAGTFLRPSGEVFKGKVKASITFLDPRDMATASAASSDLSFANAEGEIVPLRTYGMFSVDFREGESGAELQTGPVEVRMDAGQVWMPEHLQKMKLWSLNPETGLWEEEGILRPAGGRRRKREERTFLVGNLEIRERRLFNLDVPEDRRCFVKVRAYSSEKFNPYDQLEGVVISLINLEPQPGYPSNPRAWGRFDSVVTGPNGACLPAFCDGQRPDAYSAYVTATLGGEELEAVASSPKLNPNAVGVSQPYLGKLGYRRLDHDDPNLKKTAFQINVAKPDPNNVDETNGPIYPYRSLEECEEAPVSANHFRFYRVEVDKYEYNVVPFKESDLTSWTGDYLSWWPNPQEFRACFIKVRIEGPQEYMVRSRNTGGSHPRTRGQLYGLRDSRSVRDMLLENTSGACVEFKCSGMLFDQSLVDRTLVSILPQGSCRRTAVNSLLQEYLSRHPPVADNNHTAAFTMLAPVDPLGHNYGIYTVTDQNPRLAKEIAIGRCFDGTSDGFSREMKADTGTAVTFTCQERPVGRESFFQRLLTAPAEALVEIRREMGAGEMRRAPPEVLDFASGAQAPVPTAARRTPSSRRRTGQTRGQP; encoded by the exons ATGGGGGAGCTGGCGCTGGCCCTCCTGGCTATCGCCACCCTGCATGGTGCCGGGGCAACAG AGCCCCTGGAGAACGACTTGGAGCCGGgaaagagcagcactgcagggaaGCCCTGGAAAGCCGCCCCCAGCCTGGCAGACCTCGACCTGGACACGGCAG GCAAAGGAGCTGAGTGGACGTCCTGGTTCAACATCGACCACCCTGGAGGAGACGGGGACTACGAGAGCCTGGAAGCCATTCGCTTCTACTACCGTGGGCACGTCTGCGAGCGGCCGGTGGCCATCCAGGCCCGCACTACGGGGTGGGAGCTGCCCGAGGAGGTGGGCGAGGTGGTGCACGCCAGCCCCAAGAAGGGTTTTCGCTGCGTCAACAAGGAGCAGCCGCAGGGCAAGACCTGCTCTAACTACCACATCCGCTTCCTCTGCCCGCTGG AGCACATCTACTGGTCACACTGGTCCTCCTGGAGCCCCTGCTCACGCAGCACCTGTGGCAGCAGCGGCACCCAGACCCGCACCCGCCGCTGCCTCAACGCGCGGCTGCTGGCTCCACTCAAGGAGCTCAAGTGCAAGGGCAAAGCCGTGGAGCGCCGCCCGTGCAGCACCGGCCCCTGCCCAG AGTCGGCGTGGATGGAGTGGGGCGCCTGGGGCCCCTGTTCCCGCAGCTGTGGCAGCGCCGGCACGCGTGTCCGGCGGCGGAGCTGCAAGAAAGCCAAGAAAGTGCCGTGCACCGGCCGCCCCACCGAGGTGCAGAAATGTCCCCCCTCGCCCTGCCCAG CCTGCCCCGGGCACACGCTGCAGGGCACCGTCACCTCTGCCACCGGCACGGCTCTGCCGGACGCCCGCATCTACCTGGAGGGCCGCCCGCCGGTGCTGCTGGCGCGCAGCGATGCCCGCGGGCGCTTCGCCGCGACGGGGCTGTGCGAGGGCACCGCTGCCAACGTCAGCGTCCACCGCGAGGGCTTCGCCCCGGGACTGACACCCGTCGTCTCCAACGGCTCCGGCGTGGCTGTGGCACACGTGAGGTTGCACAAACTGG agaAGCCCTACATGGTGCTGCACCCCAAGGCGAAGGTGCGGGTGGCTGGGCAGGAGGTGACCTTCTGCTGCAAAGCCTCGGGCACCCCCGTGCCCAAGAAATACTACTG GTACCACAACGGGACGCTGCTGGAGAGGAAAGTGCACCGCTACGGCAGCCGCTTGGCGCTGCGGGACCTGTCACCGGAGCAGGGTGGCACCTACCACTGCAAAGCCAGCACCGAGGCGGGCGCCATCAGATCGGCACCGGCACAGCTCACTGTGCTGG cccaGGACCAGCAGAGCTGCAACCCCGCGCCTGAGCCGAGCCTCGTGGAGCTGCCCCGCGAGTGCCCGCAGGACGCTGCCGGATCCCACTACTACAACGTGGGGCGCTGCCCTCCGGCCCCGTGTGCCGGCAGCTCCGGCGACCAGTCTGGCTGTGGGGCGGACGTGGGGCAGTGCTGCGGCGTGCGGAGGATGGAGATGCGGGAGATCCCCTGCGCCGGCTTCCTGCTGCCCATCAAGGTGGTGGCCGAGTGCGGGTGCGGACCCTGTGCCCAGCCCCGCGTCCTGGTGCAGGGACGGGTGACAGCGGCCGACACCGGCGAGCCCCTGCGCTTCGGGCAGATCTTCTTGGGTGGAAAGAAGGTGGGTTTCACCGGCTACAAGGGCTCCTTCATCATTGAGGTGCCGCCGGACACACAGCGCTTGGTGGCTCGCTTCGTGGACCGGCAGCAGAGGTTTGTGGATGCCGTCAAGGTCCTGCCCTTCAACGGCCGCGGCGGGGCCATCTACCAAGAGGTCAAGATGCTGCGGAAGAAGGAACCAGTGGAGCTGGATGGCAGCCAGAGCAACACCATCCTGCTGGGGGAGGCGAACGGCCGGGAACCCGTCGGGGAGCTCATCCTTCCTGCTGGCACCTTCCTCCGGCCCTCCGGGGAGGTCTTCAAGGGCAAGGTCAAAGCCAGCATCACCTTCCTGGACCCCAGGGACATGGCGACGGCCAGCGCTGCCTCCAGCGACCTCAGCTTTGCCAACGCCGAGGGGGAGATCGTCCCTCTGAGGACCTATGGCATGTTCTCTGTGGATTTTCGGGAAGGGGAGAGTGGCGCAGAGCTGCAGACGGGGCCGGTGGAGGTGCGGATGGACGCAGGGCAGGTCTGGATGCCAGAGCACTTGCAGAAGATGAAGTTGTGGTCCTTGAACCCTGAGACTGGTttgtgggaggaggaggggatcCTCCGTCCGGCTGGTGGGAGGcggagaaagagagaggaaaggaccTTCCTGGTGGGGAACCTAGAGATCCGGGAGCGGCGCCTCTTCAACCTGGACGTGCCGGAGGATCGGCGATGCTTCGTCAAAGTCAGGGCTTACAGCAGCGAGAAGTTCAATCCCTATGACCAGCTGGAAGGGGTGGTCATCAGCCTCATCAACCTGGAGCCCCAGCCTGGCTACCCCTCCAACCCTCGCGCGTGGGGTCGCTTCGACAGCGTGGTGACGGGGCCCAACGGCGCCTGCCTGCCCGCTTTCTGTGACGGCCAGCGCCCCGATGCCTACTCCGCATATGTCACCGCCACGTTGGGTggggaggagctggaagccgTGGCCTCCAGCCCCAAGCTCAACCCCAATGCCGTTGGGGTGTCCCAGCCCTACCTGGGCAAGCTGGGCTACCGCCGGCTGGACCACGATGACCCCAACCTGAAGAAGACGGCTTTCCAAATCAACGTGGCCAAGCCTGACCCCAACAACGTTGATGAGACCAACGGTCCCATCTACCCCTACCGCAGCCTCGAGGAGTGCGAGGAGGCACCAGTCAGCGCCAACCACTTCCGCTTCTACCGCGTGGAGGTGGACAAGTACGAGTACAACGTGGTGCCCTTCAAGGAGAGCGACTTGACCTCCTGGACCGGTGACTACCTCTCCTGGTGGCCCAACCCTCAGGAGTTCAGGGCTTGTTTCATCAAGGTGCGGATCGAGGGGCCGCAGGAGTATATGGTGAGGTCTCGCAACACTGGGGGCAGCCACCCCCGCACCCGGGGGCAGCTCTACGGGCTGCGCGACAGCCGTAGCGTGCGGGACATGCTGCTGGAGAACACCTCGGGCGCCTGCGTGGAGTTCAAGTGCAGCGGGATGCTCTTCGACCAGAGCCTGGTGGATCGCACCTTGGTCTCCATCCTCCCCCAGGGCAGCTGCCGCCGCACGGCCGTCAACAGCCTCCTCCAGGAGTACCTGAGCCGTCACCCGCCCGTGGCAGACAACAACCACACTGCCGCCTTCACCATGCTGGCCCCGGTGGACCCGTTGGGTCACAACTACGGCATCTACACGGTGACAGACCAGAACCCGCGCTTGGCCAAGGAAATCGCCATCGGCCGCTGCTTCGATGGCACCTCCGATGGCTTCTCGCGGGAGATGAAGGCGGACACGGGCACAGCCGTCACCTTCACCTGCCAGGAGCGGCCGGTGGGGCGGGAGAGCTTCTTCCAGCGCCTGCTGACGGCCCCGGCAGAGGCGTTGGTTGAGATCCGAAGGGAGATGGGGGCTGGCGAGATGCGCCGCGCTCCCCCCGAGGTGCTGGACTTCGCCTCTGGCGCCCAAGCCCCCGTCCCCACGGCCGCTCGCCGGACCCCCAGCAGCCGGCGGAGGACGGGCCAGACCCGGGGGCAGCCGTGA
- the LOC128849265 gene encoding coiled-coil domain-containing protein 194-like isoform X1: protein MSPSGMDPAVPKATLKVLGLCAVLLVLVAAVTVSVAVMVWRSEAVGKLRGCQERAANKSQELGNRVAELERERARLQRAVAAGTRVEDALRRELTQARGGGKKLNASLVACQERAARLEANVTVLWDEALALRRERAELARGKAALQEELARGEEQALGLRQRLEEAAEQRRALRARGEQCEVRQRELEATLRDYAAEIDALRRRARVRATGRRCPPSRYFLGVLPCLGSAVGLGRGIHCCSQTGCSPCFPARAIVTGVPRGAGRGGCVGTHSLLSFLLQEGLKPCTPRPTPCRGGWGPGSPSRSPSFPVPQRPLALGPSSSSAPEVS, encoded by the exons ATGTCCCCCTCCGGCATGGACCCCGCGGTGCCCAAGGCCACCCTGAAGGTGCTGGGTCTGTGCgcggtgctgctggtgctggtggcagCGGTGACGGTCTCCGTGGCGGTGATGGTTTGGCGCTCGGAGGCGGTGGGGAAGCTGCGGGGCTGCCAGGAACGAGCAGCCAACAAAAGCCAAGAGCTGGGGAACCGCGTGGCCGAGCTGGAGCGGGAGCGAGCGCGGCTGCAGCGGGCGGTGGCGGCGGGCACGCGGGTGGAGGACGCTCTGCGCCGGGAGCTTACCCAGGCTCGTGGTGGTGGCAAGAAGCTCAACGCCAGCCTGGTGGCCTGCCAGGAGCGGGCG gccaggctggaggcCAACGTGACGGTGCTTTGGGACGAGGCGCTGGCCCTGCGGCGCGAGCGGGCTGAGCTGGCCCGTGGGAAGGCGGCTCTGCAAG AGGAGCTGGCACGGGGCGAGGAGCAGGCGCTGGGGCTGCGGCAGCGGCTGGAGGAGGCAGCGGAGCAGCGGCGAGCGCTGCGGGCACGCGGGGAGCAGTGCGAGGTCCGGCAGAGAGAGCTCGAGGCCACCCT GCGCGACTACGCGGCTGAGATCGATGCGCTGCGACGGCGGGCGAGGGTCCGAGCGACCGGACGCAGGTGCCCCCCATCCCGGTACTTTCTAGGGGTGCTGCCCTGCCTGGGGTCGGCTGTTGGTCTGGGGAGGGGGATTCACTGCTGCAGCCAGACTGGGTGCTCCCCGTGCTTCCCAGCACGTGCCATCGTCACCGGTGTCCCCAGGGGAGCAGGACGTGGGGGCTGTGTGGGGACTCActccctgctttcctttcttttgcaggAAGGGCTGAAGCCCTGCACCCCCCGACCCACTCCTTGCCGGGGGGGCTGGGGGCCAGGCTCCCCCAGCCGGAGCCCATCATTCCCAGTCCCACAGCGCCCCTTAGCACTGGgacccagcagcagctcagccccagaGGTATCCTGA
- the LOC128849265 gene encoding coiled-coil domain-containing protein 194-like isoform X3, producing the protein MSPSGMDPAVPKATLKVLGLCAVLLVLVAAVTVSVAVMVWRSEAVGKLRGCQERAANKSQELGNRVAELERERARLQRAVAAGTRVEDALRRELTQARGGGKKLNASLVACQERAARLEANVTVLWDEALALRRERAELARGKAALQEELARGEEQALGLRQRLEEAAEQRRALRARGEQCEVRQRELEATLRDYAAEIDALRRRARVRATGRRKG; encoded by the exons ATGTCCCCCTCCGGCATGGACCCCGCGGTGCCCAAGGCCACCCTGAAGGTGCTGGGTCTGTGCgcggtgctgctggtgctggtggcagCGGTGACGGTCTCCGTGGCGGTGATGGTTTGGCGCTCGGAGGCGGTGGGGAAGCTGCGGGGCTGCCAGGAACGAGCAGCCAACAAAAGCCAAGAGCTGGGGAACCGCGTGGCCGAGCTGGAGCGGGAGCGAGCGCGGCTGCAGCGGGCGGTGGCGGCGGGCACGCGGGTGGAGGACGCTCTGCGCCGGGAGCTTACCCAGGCTCGTGGTGGTGGCAAGAAGCTCAACGCCAGCCTGGTGGCCTGCCAGGAGCGGGCG gccaggctggaggcCAACGTGACGGTGCTTTGGGACGAGGCGCTGGCCCTGCGGCGCGAGCGGGCTGAGCTGGCCCGTGGGAAGGCGGCTCTGCAAG AGGAGCTGGCACGGGGCGAGGAGCAGGCGCTGGGGCTGCGGCAGCGGCTGGAGGAGGCAGCGGAGCAGCGGCGAGCGCTGCGGGCACGCGGGGAGCAGTGCGAGGTCCGGCAGAGAGAGCTCGAGGCCACCCT GCGCGACTACGCGGCTGAGATCGATGCGCTGCGACGGCGGGCGAGGGTCCGAGCGACCGGACGCAG gAAGGGCTGA
- the LOC128849265 gene encoding coiled-coil domain-containing protein 194-like isoform X2 → MSPSGMDPAVPKATLKVLGLCAVLLVLVAAVTVSVAVMVWRSEAVGKLRGCQERAANKSQELGNRVAELERERARLQRAVAAGTRVEDALRRELTQARGGGKKLNASLVACQERAARLEANVTVLWDEALALRRERAELARGKAALQEELARGEEQALGLRQRLEEAAEQRRALRARGEQCEVRQRELEATLRDYAAEIDALRRRARVRATGRRCPPSRKG, encoded by the exons ATGTCCCCCTCCGGCATGGACCCCGCGGTGCCCAAGGCCACCCTGAAGGTGCTGGGTCTGTGCgcggtgctgctggtgctggtggcagCGGTGACGGTCTCCGTGGCGGTGATGGTTTGGCGCTCGGAGGCGGTGGGGAAGCTGCGGGGCTGCCAGGAACGAGCAGCCAACAAAAGCCAAGAGCTGGGGAACCGCGTGGCCGAGCTGGAGCGGGAGCGAGCGCGGCTGCAGCGGGCGGTGGCGGCGGGCACGCGGGTGGAGGACGCTCTGCGCCGGGAGCTTACCCAGGCTCGTGGTGGTGGCAAGAAGCTCAACGCCAGCCTGGTGGCCTGCCAGGAGCGGGCG gccaggctggaggcCAACGTGACGGTGCTTTGGGACGAGGCGCTGGCCCTGCGGCGCGAGCGGGCTGAGCTGGCCCGTGGGAAGGCGGCTCTGCAAG AGGAGCTGGCACGGGGCGAGGAGCAGGCGCTGGGGCTGCGGCAGCGGCTGGAGGAGGCAGCGGAGCAGCGGCGAGCGCTGCGGGCACGCGGGGAGCAGTGCGAGGTCCGGCAGAGAGAGCTCGAGGCCACCCT GCGCGACTACGCGGCTGAGATCGATGCGCTGCGACGGCGGGCGAGGGTCCGAGCGACCGGACGCAGGTGCCCCCCATCCCG gAAGGGCTGA
- the PLVAP gene encoding plasmalemma vesicle-associated protein has product MEKSSYTVAKFGLEAKEVMPKRDCGFYVKYIFLFTSLIQFLIILGLVLFMVYGNAQAGTDTHLRLLEEQLQDRYSKIITLSGKNYNLTRTLNATLKEKQGLQVLAQKVQRELDKCNSTQPPNPIPKLQEMMKIIFYQKTKLDECHMTISLINASCSADKALLRSQLDQTALAKKELEENCRKAGATLTQTTQEQESCQRDLLTTRTLCESTKTNLELLKHECSTLRADMSYSFQRIKETLSPYSCNTVHEQLSWLTQRAEGLFLWQQDRETKYVGKNVCDMNLRQCHLNCSGEKQQLEKRLQDAEKQVKGGQEEKKKLLGEKEQLSKELEEKSKAAAQATYFKEQLNICMGSKMDAFFDITGSRVPGSSVRPGPFASTGSYVDVLRNQGIFGNMGKINAEEIQRSVQKIMEQYTSTLKNPSG; this is encoded by the exons atggagaagagcagctACACCGTGGCCAAGTTTGGTCTGGAGGCCAAAGAGGTGATGCCCAAGCGGGATTGTGGGTTTTACGTGAAGTACATCTTCCTCTTCACCTCCCTCATCCAATTCCTCATCATCCTGGGGCTGGTGCTGTTCATGGTGTACGGCAACGCGCAAGCGGGCACGGACACACACCTCcggctgctggaggagcagctccaGGATCGCTACAGCAAGATCATCACCCTCAGCGGGAAGAACTACAACCTGACGCGCACCCTCAATGCCACCCTCAAGGAGAAGCAAGGGCTGCAGGTCCTCGCCCAGAAGGTGCAGCGGGAACTGGATAAGTGCAATAGCACCCAGCCCCCCAACCCTATCCCCAAG CTGCAGGAGATGATGAAGATCATCTTCTACCAGAAGACGAAGCTGGACGAGTGCCACATGACCATCAGCCTCATCAATGCCAGCTGCAGCG CTGACAAAGCGCTGCTGCGGAGCCAGCTGGACCAGACAGCCCTGGccaagaaggagctggaggaaaaCTGCCGCAAAGCGGGTGCCACGTTGACCCAAACCACCCAGGAGCAGGAAAGCTGCCAGCGGGACCTGCTCACCACCAGGACCCTCTGCGAGTCCACCAAAACCAacctggagctgctgaagcACGAGTGCAGTACGTTGAGGGCCGACATGAGCTACTCCTTCCAGCGCATCAAGGAGACGCTCAGCCCCTACAGCTGCAACACCGTCCACGAGCAGCTCAGCTGGCTGACGCAGCGGGCAGAGGGGCTTTTCCTCTGGCAGCAGGACCGAGAGACCAAATACGTGGGGAAAAACGTCTGCGACATGAACCTGCGCCAGTGCCACCTCAACTGCTCCggggagaagcagcagttgGAGAAGCGGCTGCAGGACGCGGAGAAACAGGTCAAGGGCGgccaggaggagaagaagaagctgctgggagagaaggagcagctcagcaaggagctggaggagaagagcaAAGCTGCTGCGCAGGCGACGTACTTCAAGGAGCAGCTCAACATCTGCATGGGCTCCAAG ATGGACGCCTTCTTCGACATCACCGGCTCGCGAGTGCCGGGCAGCAGCGTGCGGCCAGGACCCTTTGCCAGCACGGGCTCCTATGTGGATGTTCTGAGGAACCAGGGCATCTTTGGGAACATGG GCAAAATCAACGCGGAGGAGATCCAGCGGTCGGTGCAGAAGATCATGGAGCAGTACACGTCCACCCTGAAGAACCCCAG CGGCTAA